One Pirellulales bacterium DNA window includes the following coding sequences:
- a CDS encoding DUF1553 domain-containing protein, which yields MQRVVLNFVERTIATALLLVGCAPFGIAEEQTHVDLQHDVMPLLRARCVKCHGPMKREGGLNLSTPRSMTRGGESGPSIVAGNLEDSYLWERIDADQMPPEMPLSAEERAVLQTWITAGAPGLPSAEEAAKPGPDHWAFVPPVRAELPLVAHQDRVSNAIDRFILAELERRGLELAPVADPTTLVRRVSIDLTGLAPSPEEIATFLADAAPGAYKRMVERYLASPRYGERWGQHWLDAAGYADSNGYFNADTDRPLAYRYRDYVIAACNADKPFDLFLQEQIAGDELAGFDPAGDVTPEMVDRLVATHFLRNAPDGTGESDGNPDEQRADRFTVIEGTVQVLASSLFGMTVQCARCHDHKFEPVTQREYYELQAIFWPAYNPDQWRPPKDRTVAVAPRDARDQHAARSKALNEQIKDLKTRLEKGIEAARQRLSDELLARLDEPARQQLQQALERKKSERSDAEQELVKAHKAEVDLAEDALAAKLPDFAELMDTTKEKIAALESQRPEAFEQLAVLYDLQASPPPHHLLLRGDYRALGAEVGPGVPQVLCAPERKYEVGPQSPSTTGRRTALAQWLTNPRHPVVARVAVNRIWQNHFGRGIVSTTDNFGYTGTPPSHPELLDYLAVEFVQGGWSSKAIHRLILNSAVYRQSTAAGDSVRQADPDNLLLSRFPLLRLDAETIRDSMLRSSGELDLAVGGPYVPTTRTPTGEVVVPADAPGAARRSIYLQRRRTQPDSMLDVFDAPQVTTNCTRRNTSTIALQSLSLLNSEFVTARASAMAVRLGRAVGDDVGAKITQGFLLAFSRPPTEVERAAAEAFIATQPTTYQGSPDAQARTWRDFCQMLLASNAFLYVE from the coding sequence ATGCAACGTGTAGTTCTCAACTTTGTCGAACGTACTATCGCAACAGCTTTGCTGCTGGTTGGTTGTGCGCCATTCGGCATCGCCGAGGAACAAACGCACGTTGATCTGCAGCACGACGTAATGCCGTTGCTACGTGCACGCTGCGTCAAATGTCACGGACCGATGAAGCGCGAAGGGGGCTTGAACCTCAGCACGCCGCGCAGCATGACCCGAGGAGGCGAATCGGGCCCGTCGATCGTCGCGGGCAATCTGGAAGACAGTTATCTGTGGGAGCGAATCGACGCCGATCAGATGCCGCCCGAAATGCCTCTTTCGGCAGAGGAGCGGGCCGTTCTGCAAACGTGGATCACGGCTGGCGCGCCAGGATTGCCATCCGCCGAAGAAGCCGCCAAGCCTGGTCCGGACCATTGGGCCTTTGTGCCACCTGTACGAGCGGAACTGCCGCTTGTGGCGCATCAGGATCGAGTTAGCAATGCCATCGATCGATTCATTCTGGCCGAGTTGGAGCGTCGCGGACTCGAATTGGCGCCAGTGGCCGATCCGACGACCCTGGTGCGCCGGGTATCAATCGACCTCACGGGCCTGGCCCCGTCGCCCGAGGAGATTGCCACGTTTTTGGCCGACGCTGCCCCCGGTGCCTACAAGCGGATGGTAGAGCGCTACTTGGCTAGTCCTCGTTATGGCGAGCGCTGGGGCCAGCATTGGCTCGATGCCGCAGGCTACGCGGATAGCAATGGGTATTTCAATGCTGATACGGACCGTCCGCTGGCCTACCGCTACCGCGACTATGTCATTGCGGCCTGCAACGCCGATAAGCCGTTCGACCTGTTCCTTCAGGAACAAATTGCCGGCGACGAGTTGGCCGGCTTCGATCCCGCAGGGGATGTGACGCCGGAGATGGTAGATCGACTGGTGGCCACGCATTTTCTTCGCAACGCGCCCGACGGCACGGGCGAGAGCGACGGCAACCCCGACGAACAACGGGCCGATCGGTTTACAGTCATCGAAGGGACCGTGCAGGTATTGGCGTCGAGCCTATTTGGGATGACGGTGCAATGTGCCCGCTGCCACGATCATAAGTTCGAGCCGGTCACGCAACGAGAGTACTACGAGCTGCAGGCAATTTTCTGGCCCGCCTACAATCCTGATCAATGGCGCCCCCCGAAGGATCGCACGGTGGCTGTTGCCCCTCGGGACGCGCGCGACCAGCATGCCGCGCGCAGCAAAGCGCTGAACGAACAGATCAAGGATCTGAAGACCAGGCTTGAAAAGGGCATCGAGGCCGCGCGCCAGCGGCTTTCGGACGAGCTGTTGGCGCGACTCGACGAGCCTGCGCGCCAACAGCTACAGCAGGCGCTCGAGCGCAAGAAGAGTGAGCGCAGCGATGCCGAACAGGAACTCGTCAAGGCACACAAGGCCGAAGTGGATCTGGCTGAAGACGCCTTGGCCGCCAAGCTGCCCGACTTTGCCGAGTTAATGGACACGACCAAGGAAAAGATCGCGGCGCTCGAGTCTCAGCGCCCCGAGGCTTTCGAGCAGTTGGCCGTGTTATACGATTTGCAAGCGTCGCCACCGCCGCATCATTTGTTGTTACGCGGCGACTATCGGGCGTTGGGAGCTGAAGTCGGCCCCGGGGTGCCGCAGGTTCTGTGCGCTCCGGAACGGAAGTACGAAGTAGGTCCGCAAAGTCCGTCAACAACGGGGCGACGCACGGCGCTCGCACAATGGCTCACTAATCCGCGGCATCCGGTCGTGGCCCGTGTGGCAGTGAATCGTATCTGGCAGAATCATTTCGGCCGGGGCATCGTGTCGACGACAGACAATTTCGGGTATACCGGCACGCCCCCTTCGCACCCGGAGTTGCTCGACTATTTAGCTGTCGAGTTTGTCCAGGGCGGATGGAGCAGCAAGGCCATCCACCGCCTGATCCTGAATTCGGCCGTTTATCGCCAGTCGACCGCGGCAGGAGATTCCGTTCGCCAGGCCGATCCCGACAACCTGCTGCTGTCGCGCTTTCCGTTGCTGCGATTGGATGCCGAGACTATCCGCGATTCGATGTTGCGCTCGAGCGGCGAACTCGACCTGGCCGTGGGAGGGCCGTACGTGCCCACCACGCGCACGCCGACAGGCGAGGTTGTGGTGCCGGCCGATGCGCCAGGAGCCGCACGCCGCTCGATTTATTTGCAACGCCGTCGCACCCAGCCTGATAGCATGCTCGATGTGTTCGACGCGCCACAGGTGACCACGAACTGCACGCGTCGCAACACGTCGACGATCGCTTTGCAATCTTTAAGCCTGCTCAATTCCGAATTCGTTACGGCCCGCGCCAGTGCCATGGCCGTGCGACTAGGCCGTGCCGTCGGCGATGACGTCGGGGCGAAAATAACGCAGGGGTTTCTCCTGGCGTTTTCACGTCCACCAACCGAGGTAGAGCGGGCCGCCGCAGAGGCGTTCATCGCCACTCAACCGACCACTTATCAGGGATCGCCCGACGCACAGGCACGCACCTGGCGAGACTTCTGCCAGATGCTGTTGGCGAGCAATGCATTTTTGTACGTCGAATGA
- a CDS encoding mandelate racemase/muconate lactonizing enzyme family protein: protein MKITQVVCQILRIKNVEAKTASSQDSVLVRVRTDTGLEGIGEADASPEVVKAIIDAPFSHNIACGLREILVGQNPLETQRLWQLMLRRTMYFGRTSVTITAMSAVDMALWDLKGKHFGEPIHRLLGGKQHDRIKAYASILFGRDGRETADIGRRWREAGYRAVKFGWEPMGPSETVDIDLVRGAREGVGDGTVLIDAGCVWDARTALKRAHAFDQFGIEWLEEPLRPDDYEGYAWLRDRSPVPIASGEEECGREAFRPLIERRALDVYQVDLARNGFTDAAYIRDRVEEIGARLCNHCYTSPVTVAAGLHWLSTCRDAFIYEDCVEDSPLRHELTIEKVQAEDGWISVPDRPGLGVTLDENFVKAHLVAESGSKG, encoded by the coding sequence ATGAAGATCACGCAAGTAGTCTGTCAGATCCTGCGGATCAAAAACGTCGAAGCCAAGACGGCCAGCAGCCAGGATTCGGTGCTGGTACGTGTCCGCACCGATACGGGCCTAGAGGGCATTGGTGAAGCCGACGCCTCGCCCGAAGTCGTCAAAGCCATTATCGACGCGCCGTTTAGCCACAATATTGCCTGCGGACTGCGCGAGATCCTGGTTGGCCAGAACCCGCTCGAGACCCAGCGACTGTGGCAGTTGATGCTGCGACGCACAATGTACTTTGGTCGCACGTCGGTCACGATTACCGCTATGTCTGCCGTGGACATGGCTCTTTGGGACCTGAAGGGCAAGCATTTTGGCGAACCGATTCATCGACTGTTGGGAGGCAAGCAGCACGATCGGATCAAGGCCTATGCGTCGATCCTCTTTGGCCGCGACGGCCGCGAGACGGCCGACATTGGCCGCCGCTGGCGCGAGGCCGGTTATCGCGCAGTGAAATTCGGCTGGGAGCCGATGGGCCCCTCTGAGACGGTCGACATCGACCTGGTGCGTGGTGCCCGCGAAGGAGTGGGGGACGGCACCGTGCTGATCGATGCCGGCTGCGTGTGGGATGCGCGGACCGCCCTGAAACGCGCGCACGCTTTCGATCAGTTTGGCATTGAATGGCTCGAAGAACCGTTGCGCCCGGATGACTACGAGGGCTACGCCTGGCTGCGAGATCGTTCGCCGGTGCCGATCGCCTCGGGCGAAGAAGAGTGTGGCCGCGAGGCGTTCCGCCCGTTGATCGAACGACGTGCGCTCGATGTCTACCAGGTGGATCTGGCGCGAAACGGTTTCACCGACGCGGCCTATATTCGCGATCGAGTTGAAGAGATCGGCGCGCGGCTGTGCAACCATTGCTACACCAGCCCCGTGACGGTCGCGGCCGGCCTGCACTGGTTGAGCACCTGCCGTGACGCGTTCATTTACGAGGATTGCGTCGAGGATTCGCCGCTGCGGCACGAGTTGACGATCGAAAAGGTGCAGGCCGAGGATGGTTGGATCAGCGTGCCCGATCGGCCTGGCCTGGGCGTGACGTTGGACGAGAATTTCGTGAAAGCGCATCTGGTGGCGGAATCGGGCTCGAAAGGCTAG
- a CDS encoding DUF1501 domain-containing protein, translating to MGDFFQLNRRAFLGRYAGAVGSLALADLLAATSPSAAQAATPALPPGAGRAKAVICLFQHGGPSQMDLFDAKPELARHDGKPYEGELEVHFHEQKGNVLASPFAFRPAGQCGMPLSEILPHTAGIADELTLVRSMTTESVDHEAALRLIHNGKIMADRPVMGSWVAYALGTENRDLPAYVVLSDPGGLPVDGIRNWQSGWLPALYQGTPFRAKGAPVLHLSNPEGVTAQARRGELAFLESLNRDHLARHPGYSELEARIANFETAARMQSAVPEILDLSGETEATRQMYGLDNPTTAEYGARCLLARRLVEQGVRYVQVFMSGQPWDTHAKNADNLRGLCARTDQPSAALVADLKQRGLLDSTIVLWTGEFGRLPISQKADGRDHNRHAFSLWLAGGGFRRGYVHGATDDFGYKSVTDVVNVHDLHATLLTALGLDHTRLTFPHDGRDDSLTDAEVTKASVVRELFA from the coding sequence ATGGGCGACTTCTTTCAACTTAATCGTCGTGCATTCCTGGGACGATATGCCGGCGCCGTAGGGAGCTTGGCGCTCGCTGATCTGCTGGCGGCCACGAGTCCGTCCGCTGCACAGGCGGCCACGCCCGCGTTGCCGCCGGGGGCTGGTCGGGCGAAGGCGGTGATCTGCCTATTTCAGCATGGCGGCCCGAGCCAGATGGACTTGTTCGACGCCAAGCCAGAATTGGCGCGACACGACGGCAAGCCCTATGAAGGAGAACTCGAAGTTCACTTTCACGAGCAGAAGGGGAACGTGCTGGCCTCGCCCTTTGCGTTCCGCCCGGCGGGACAGTGCGGTATGCCGCTATCGGAAATCCTGCCGCACACCGCGGGGATCGCCGACGAGCTGACGCTAGTGCGCTCGATGACGACCGAAAGCGTCGATCACGAAGCGGCATTGCGGTTGATTCATAACGGCAAGATCATGGCCGATCGGCCTGTGATGGGCTCTTGGGTCGCGTATGCATTGGGGACCGAGAATCGCGATCTGCCCGCCTATGTGGTGCTGTCCGACCCTGGAGGGTTGCCGGTCGATGGCATTCGCAATTGGCAAAGCGGCTGGTTGCCGGCACTCTACCAGGGCACGCCATTCCGCGCCAAAGGTGCGCCGGTCCTGCACCTATCGAATCCCGAGGGCGTAACAGCGCAGGCGCGCCGCGGGGAACTCGCATTTCTCGAATCGCTCAATCGCGACCACCTGGCTCGGCATCCCGGCTATTCGGAGTTGGAGGCGCGGATTGCCAATTTCGAAACTGCCGCCCGCATGCAATCGGCCGTTCCCGAGATACTGGACCTATCGGGCGAGACCGAGGCCACACGGCAGATGTATGGACTCGACAACCCCACGACGGCCGAATACGGTGCGCGCTGTCTGCTAGCCCGCCGTCTAGTAGAGCAGGGGGTCCGCTACGTGCAGGTGTTCATGAGCGGCCAGCCGTGGGATACGCACGCCAAGAATGCCGATAATCTACGCGGCCTGTGCGCCCGCACCGATCAACCGTCGGCGGCGCTAGTGGCGGACCTGAAGCAGCGCGGGCTGTTGGATTCGACGATCGTGCTCTGGACCGGAGAGTTCGGCCGGCTGCCGATTTCGCAAAAAGCCGACGGCCGCGATCACAACCGGCACGCCTTCAGCCTGTGGCTAGCGGGGGGCGGCTTTCGACGTGGATACGTCCACGGGGCTACCGACGACTTTGGTTACAAGTCGGTTACCGATGTAGTCAACGTTCACGACCTGCACGCCACGCTGCTGACGGCGCTCGGCCTGGACCACACCCGTCTTACGTTTCCCCACGACGGCCGCGACGACAGTTTGACCGACGCCGAGGTAACGAAGGCCAGCGTCGTACGCGAGCTATTCGCGTAG
- a CDS encoding PEP-CTERM sorting domain-containing protein yields the protein MTRKQLVLALTASFALLVAAPVAHALPLSFTNINVSTSNQSRINIAATATLNGTPLVEGPQFASGGLNGDGSASALYNQTATNTPSNMATNLGLFSVGFPGGGEAQAANAVGLLNNNLAIAPGVGGASGTAPADYGLVFTSPQSVVVPPIDVSALGISGLTTLNLGTLTAINLNVALRNFAVDLNSPILPMSGGGTYPAHFDSTQVNISVSGTTDMSLTATLKQDNITDFIATGAALIALQQGLSGQGISITETANILGLSYQVGFGFSTTLPVTNAADGDASQGTVDHVGSNLRLTLPVKFDITPSTLPAPLNTLIAADFSMSGQLIGQAPFQVVPEPSSAVLSLAGLMGAGIVARRRRARKAS from the coding sequence ATGACCAGAAAACAACTTGTTCTCGCCCTCACGGCCTCGTTTGCATTGTTGGTGGCTGCGCCCGTCGCTCATGCCCTGCCACTTTCATTCACCAACATCAACGTCTCGACCAGCAACCAAAGCCGCATCAACATTGCCGCCACAGCGACACTGAACGGCACACCTTTGGTCGAAGGTCCACAGTTCGCATCCGGCGGACTGAACGGAGACGGCAGCGCGTCGGCACTCTACAACCAGACGGCCACGAATACGCCCAGCAACATGGCCACCAATCTCGGGCTGTTCAGCGTCGGGTTTCCTGGCGGCGGCGAGGCTCAGGCAGCCAACGCCGTAGGGTTGCTGAACAACAATTTGGCCATCGCCCCTGGCGTTGGCGGCGCTTCGGGAACTGCCCCGGCCGACTATGGGCTGGTATTCACTTCGCCGCAAAGCGTCGTTGTTCCGCCTATTGATGTCAGCGCCTTGGGAATCTCGGGGCTGACCACTCTTAATCTCGGTACGCTGACGGCGATCAATCTCAACGTAGCGCTGCGTAACTTTGCCGTCGATCTGAACAGCCCGATCCTCCCTATGTCGGGCGGAGGAACTTATCCGGCTCACTTTGATTCGACTCAGGTCAACATTTCGGTGTCCGGTACAACAGATATGTCTCTGACTGCTACGCTGAAGCAGGACAACATCACCGACTTCATTGCCACCGGTGCGGCGTTAATTGCACTGCAACAAGGATTGTCAGGCCAAGGTATCAGCATCACCGAGACGGCGAACATTTTGGGGTTGAGCTATCAGGTCGGATTCGGTTTCAGCACAACACTGCCGGTCACCAACGCGGCTGACGGCGACGCCAGCCAAGGGACGGTAGACCATGTCGGGTCGAATCTGCGCCTGACGTTGCCCGTAAAGTTCGACATTACACCCTCCACGCTGCCGGCACCGCTGAACACGCTGATTGCAGCCGATTTCAGCATGAGCGGCCAACTTATCGGCCAGGCCCCCTTTCAGGTCGTCCCCGAGCCTTCGTCCGCGGTGTTGTCGCTCGCGGGCCTCATGGGCGCCGGGATCGTTGCGCGCCGTCGCCGGGCGCGAAAAGCAAGTTGA
- a CDS encoding PadR family transcriptional regulator → MTDRFSAELMRGSLDLMVLSVLAQGAQYGYAVQQTLREATQGRVPLPAGTLYPLLHRLQDERLIRSRWDDSTGRRRKWYELTKTGQARLNAQAGQWFAYVDCIRGLLDASGGLRPATA, encoded by the coding sequence ATGACTGACCGATTCAGCGCCGAACTGATGCGAGGGAGCCTGGACCTGATGGTCCTGTCTGTGCTGGCGCAAGGCGCTCAATACGGTTACGCGGTGCAACAGACGCTGCGCGAGGCAACGCAAGGGCGCGTGCCGCTGCCGGCCGGAACGCTGTATCCCCTGTTGCACCGCCTGCAGGACGAGCGACTAATCCGCAGCCGGTGGGACGATTCGACCGGCCGCCGGCGGAAATGGTACGAACTCACAAAAACCGGGCAGGCGCGACTGAATGCACAGGCCGGTCAATGGTTCGCTTATGTGGACTGCATCCGCGGGCTGCTTGACGCGTCTGGCGGGTTGCGTCCAGCCACAGCTTGA